DNA from Nocardioides seonyuensis:
GAGGACGTCACCTCCCGCCGCACCGGGCAGGGTCGTCGGGCTCTCGGCGCCCGCCAGGACCCGGCCGTCCGCGACGTCGACGAGCAGCGCCTTGGTGAAGGTCGAGCCGAAGTCGACGCAGACGACGGCTCCGGGGTTTCGTGACAGGCGCTGCGCGCCTTCCTCAACCAACGGTGCCGAGGGCACGGTCGAGGTCGGCGATCAGGTCGTCGGCGGTCTCGATGCCGACACTGAGCCGGATGAGGTCGGCCGGGACCTCCAGGTCGGTGCCGGCCACGCTGGCGTGCGTCATCCGACCCGGGTGCTCGATGAGGGACTCGACGCCGCCGAGGGACTCCCCGAGGGTGAAGACCTCGGCCCTGGCGCACACCTCGAGCGCGGCGTCGACGCCACCCTCGACGCGGAAGGACACCATGCCGCCGAACCGCTTCATCTGCTTGGCAGCCACCGTGTGCCCGGGGTGTTCCTTGAGGCCGGGGTAGACGACCTGGGTGACCTTGCCGTGACCGGTCAGGAAGTCGACGACCTTCTCGGCGTTGTCACAGTGGCGGTCCATGCGCACGCCGAGGGTCTTCAGGCCGCGGTGGGTGAGGAAGCAGTCGAAGGGGCCGGGGACGGCGCCCATGGAGTTCTGGTGGAAGGCGAGCCTGTCGGCGACCTCGAGGTCGCGCACGACCAGCGCCCCGCCGACGACGTCGCTGTGGCCGCCGACGTACTTGGTCGTGGAGTGCACGACGATGTCGGCGCCGAGCGTGAGCGGCTGCTGGAGGTAGGGCGAGGCGAAGGTGTTGTCGACCACGAGCAGCGCGCCGGCGTCGTGCGCGACGGCGGCGAGCGCCTCGATGTCGGCGATGTTGAGCATCGGGTTGGTGGGCGTCTCGACCCACACCAGCTTCGTCGTGCCGGGGCGGACGGCGGCCCGGACCGCGTCGACGTCGCTCACCGCCGCAGGGCTGTGCTCCAGGCCCCAGGCCTTCTCGACCTTGTCGAAGAGGCGGTAGGTGCCGCCGTAGGCGTCGTCGGGGATCACGGCGTGGTCACCGGGCCGCGTGAGCGCACGGATCAGGGTGTCCTCGGCGGCCAGGCCACTGGCGAAGGCGAAGCCCCGCTCACCCTCCTCGACCGCCGCCAGCGCCCCCTCGAGAGCGGTGCGCGTGGGGTTGGCCGAGCGGCTGTACTCGTAGCCGCCGCGCAGGCCGCCGACGCCGTCCTGCTTGTAGGTGCTGGTGGCGTAGATGGGCGGGATCACCGCTCCGGTCATCTCGTCGGGCTCGTAGCCGGCGTGGATCGCACGCGTCTCGAAACCGGACTTGTTGGTGTGTTCCTGGGTCACGCTCCCGACCCTAGCCCCGCCCTGCTGCGGGCCGTGACCGCGGCCTTGGGCCGAGGAGGACAATGGAGCCATGTTCGGCCGAGACAAGACCACGATCCCCACCCCCGACAAGGCACTGCCCGGGCGCGACTCCCGCCCCTGGCAGCTGGGCGAGCACGTCGTCCTGAAGACTCCGGTCGTCACCGACGAGGTGCCCGAGGGCCACGAGGTGGCGGTCTTCGGGCTCGGCTGCTTCTGGGGCGCCGAGGAGATCTACTGGCAGGTCCCCGGCGTCTGGTCGACGTCGGTCGGCTACGCCGGCGGCATCACCCCGCACCCGACCTACGAGGAGGTGTGCTCGGGGCAGACCGGCCACACCGAGGCGGTGCGCGTGGTCTTCGACCCCGAGCAGGTGTCGTACTCCGACCTGGTCAAGCGGTTCTTCGAGATCCACGACCCGACGCAGGGCATGCGGCAGGGCAACGACGTCGGCAGCCAGTACCGCTCGGCGATCTACTTCACCTCGCCGGAGCAGGAGACCACCGCGCACGAGCTGACCAAGCTGTACGGCGAGGAGCTCGCTCGCCGCGGCCTCGGCGACATCACCACCGAGATCCGCCCTGCCGAGGAGGCCGGCTACTACTACGCCGAGGACCCCCACCAGCAGTACCTCGCCAAGAACCCCTTCGGCTATCGCTGCCA
Protein-coding regions in this window:
- a CDS encoding cystathionine gamma-synthase — translated: MTQEHTNKSGFETRAIHAGYEPDEMTGAVIPPIYATSTYKQDGVGGLRGGYEYSRSANPTRTALEGALAAVEEGERGFAFASGLAAEDTLIRALTRPGDHAVIPDDAYGGTYRLFDKVEKAWGLEHSPAAVSDVDAVRAAVRPGTTKLVWVETPTNPMLNIADIEALAAVAHDAGALLVVDNTFASPYLQQPLTLGADIVVHSTTKYVGGHSDVVGGALVVRDLEVADRLAFHQNSMGAVPGPFDCFLTHRGLKTLGVRMDRHCDNAEKVVDFLTGHGKVTQVVYPGLKEHPGHTVAAKQMKRFGGMVSFRVEGGVDAALEVCARAEVFTLGESLGGVESLIEHPGRMTHASVAGTDLEVPADLIRLSVGIETADDLIADLDRALGTVG
- the msrA gene encoding peptide-methionine (S)-S-oxide reductase MsrA, encoding MFGRDKTTIPTPDKALPGRDSRPWQLGEHVVLKTPVVTDEVPEGHEVAVFGLGCFWGAEEIYWQVPGVWSTSVGYAGGITPHPTYEEVCSGQTGHTEAVRVVFDPEQVSYSDLVKRFFEIHDPTQGMRQGNDVGSQYRSAIYFTSPEQETTAHELTKLYGEELARRGLGDITTEIRPAEEAGYYYAEDPHQQYLAKNPFGYRCHANTGVKFPG